The sequence TGAACGCGGTCAAGGCCTGTCCGGGCGGGGTCGCGCCCAAGACCGCCGACGCCGCGGCCAAGGCCCTCTGCAGCGCCACCCTGACCCAGTCCACCCGCGAGGGGATCCTGGTCAGCGTCTGCTTCTATCTCTGGGCCGGCTTCCACTATCTGCTGGGCGCCTTCGGCCTGACCAAGGCCCTGGCGGACGCGAGGGCGGCGCGCGGGGAGGCGTAGGCGCTCAGCCCGCTTTCCAGATTGGGCGGGGGAGGCTAAAAGCCCCCGCCATGATCCCCCGTTACGCCCGGCCCGAGGCCGCCGACATCTGGTCGCCGCAGACCAAGTTCCGCATCATGTTCGAGATCGAGGCCCACGCCGCCGACGCGATGGCCGATCTGGGCGTGATCCCCAAGCTCGCCGCCGAGACCATCTGGGCCAAGGGGCGCGACGCGGTTTTCGACGTCGACCGCATCGACGAGATCGAGCGCGAGGTGAAGCACGACGTCATCGCCTTCTTGACCCACGTGACCGAGATCGTGGGTCCCGAGGCGCGGTTCCTGCACCAGGGCATGACCTCGTCGGACGTCAACGACACCACGCTGGCCGTGCAGTTGGCCCGGGCCACCGACCTTCTGATGGACGATGTCGACCTGGTGCTGGCGGCTCTGAAGCGCCGCGCGTTCGAGCACAAGCTGACCCCGACCGTCGGCCGCAGCCACGGCATCCACGCCGAGCCGACCACCTTCGGGCTGAAGCTCGCCGGGCACTACGCCGAGTTCGTGCGCGCCAAGGAACGCCTGGCCATGGCCCGGTTCGAGATCGCCACCTGCGCCATCTCGGGCGCGGTGGGCACCTTCGCCAATGTCGATCCGCGCGTGGAACAGCACGTTGCGGAGAAGATGGGCCTGGCGGTCGAGCCGGTCTCGACCCAGGTGATCCCGCGCGACCGCCACGCCGCCTATTTCGCCGCCCTGGCCGTGGTCGCCTCGTCGATCGAGCGTCTGGCGACCGAAATCCGCCACCTGCAGCGCACCGAGGTCCTGGAAGCGGAAGAGCCGTTCGATCCGGGGCAAAAGGGCTCGTCGGCCATGCCGCACAAGCGCAATCCGATCCTGACCGAGAACCTGACGGGCCTCGCCCGCCTGGTCCGCTCGGCGGTGGTCCCGGCCCTGGAGAATGTCGCCCTCTGGCACGAGCGCGACATCAGCCATTCGTCGGTCGAGCGCGGCATCGCCCCGGACGCCACCGTCCATCTCGACTTCGCCCTGCGCCGCCTCGCCAGCGTGGTCGAGCGGCTGGTGATCTATCCGGAGAACATGCTGAAGAACCTGGATCGCCTGAGCGGCCTGGTGCATTCCCAGCGCGTCCTCTTGGCCCTGACCCAGAAGGGCGTCAGCCGCGAGGCGGCCTATGCGGCGGTGCAGGGCGCGGCCATGAAGGTCTGGCGCGGCGAGGCGGCGTTCCTCGACCTCCTCAAGGCCGATCCGGTCGTGCGCCCGCACCTGACCGACGCCGACCTGGCCGAGCTGTTCGACCTCGGCTACCACTTCAAGCACGTCGACACCGTCTTCGCCCGGGTGTTCGGCGAGGGCTGATCCGCCTCGCCGCCCCATTGCCAACGTCTCTCGTTCGCGCTTGATTAGGTTGACATCAACCTTGTGCGAGCGAGGCCCCATGGCGAGCGCGACCCAGCTATTGATCGGCACCCGCAAGGGCGCGTGGATCTTCAAAAGCGACGCCGACCGGCGAAGCTGGTCCATCGACGGGCCGCATTTCCTGGGCAGCGTCATCAACCACCTGGTGCTGGACCCGCGCGACGGCCGCACCCTGCTCATGGCCGCCAAGACCGGGCATCTCGGCCCGACCATCTTCCGCTCGACCGACGGCGGGAAGACCTGGGCCGAGGCGGTCCGGCCGCCGGCGTTCCCAAAGGCGGCCGACCCCGCAAGTGGCCGCGCCGTCGATCACAGCTTCTGGCTCGAGCCGGGCCACGCAAGCGAGCCTGGGGTCTGGTGGGCGGGAACCTCGCCGCCCGGGCTGTTCGTCAGCGAGGACGGCGGCGCCACCTGGGACAGCGTTAGCGGCTTCAATGATCATCCCATGTACGACAAGTGGGTTCCCGAGGGCGCGGGCACGCCGGACGGGGCGCTGCTGAACCAGATCGTGATCGACCCGCGCGATGCAGCGCACATGTACATCGCCACCTCCACCGGCGGGGTGTTCGAGAGCCGCGACCGCGCCAGGACCTGGGGGCCGCTGAACCGGGGCGTGGAGGCCAATTTCATGCCCGACCCCTATCCGGAATACGGCCAGGACGCGCACTACATCGCCCTCTCGCCGCCCAAGCTGGATCGGATCTGGCAGCAGAACCACTGCGGCATCTATCGCCTGGACCGGCCCGGCGAGACCTGGGAGCGGATCGGCAAGGCCATGCCGAGCGAGGTCGGCGACATCGGCTTCACCATCATCCCCCACCCCCGCGATCCCGACACGGCCTGGGTGTTTCCGATGGACGGCACCGACGTCTGGCCGCGCACCAGCCCCGGCGGCGCGCCGGCCGTCTATCGCACCCGCGACGCCGGCGCCTCCTGGGAACGGCAGGACAGCGGCTTCCCGCGGGAACAGGCCTGGTTCACGGTCAAGCGCCAGGCTTTCTGCGCCGACGGCCATGACCCCCTGGGCCTCTATCTGGGCGCCACCAACGGCGAGGTCTGGATGAGCGACGACGAGGGCGGCGGGTGGCGTCGTGTCGCCGCCCACCTGCCCGAAATCTATTCGGTGGTGGCGGCGCCCGCATGATCCGGGTGATGATCCCTTCGCAATTGCAGTCCTATTGCGGCGGCGCCAGCCGGGTCGAGGCGGAGGGCGTCACCATCGGCGCCGTGTTCGACGACCTCGACCGGCGTTTCCCCGGGTTGAAGTTCCGGGTGATCGACGAGCAGGACCGGGTGCGCCGGCACATGCGGGTGTTCGTCGGCGGCGAGGCGGCGTGCGACATGGCGGCCGCCATAGCCGACGGCGCGGAATTGATGATCTTTGGGGCGCTCAGCGGGGGGTGAGCGCGCTCACTCTCCGGACTGCACCTCGCCGCGGGCGATGGCCAAAAGCTCGTCCATCTTGCCGCGCACCTGGTCCTCGGTGACCTTCAGGCCGGCGCCGGCCAGGTCCTGGGCGACCTTGCGCAGAATGGCGTCCTCGCCCGGATGAGCGACCTCGTACTTGATCACCGCCGTCGCATAGTTCTCCAGCGCGGGGTCTTCCAGATCCATCAGCTGGCCGGCCCACAGGCCCAAGAGGCGGTTGCGGCGCGCGACGGCCTTGAACTCAAGATCCTGGTCGTGGGCGAACTTGCCCTCGAACCCTTTTTCTCGATCGTCAAAGGTCGTCATGATTAAAGCCCCTCGCACTCAGTCTGTCTGATAGGCGAGGGCGCGCATAGGATCAATTGGAACCGGCGATCAGTCCTCTTCAACTTCGTGGAACAGCCGGTAGTCGATCAGGCGCCGGCCATCGGGCGCGACCGACAGAATGTCGGCGAAACGCCGCTGCCAGTGGATTTCGTGCGGCAGGTAGGCGTGACGGGCGTGGATGCGCTGGGCGAAGGTGTCGTCCAGGCCGCTGATCGCCACCAGGATCTCGCCGCCGATCCCCTCCAGGTCTTCCCGGCCGAGGCCGTAGAGCGGGCTGGTCTCGTCGATCCGGTGCATGATCAGCCAGCTCAGCACGAACAGCGGCGAGCGCGAACGGGTCACCGCCAGGTCCTCGAACCGGCGCATGGCGTGGCCCTCGGCGGTGGTGACCTGCCGGGCCAGGCTCAGGGTCACCTCCGCCTCGAGGATCTGGTTGCCGCGCTGATTGGCGGCGCGGAACATCAGGGTGGGCGTACCCTCGTAGTCGCTGACCACTGCGACCTTGCTGAACATCACCCGGGCGGTCGGGCGCGAGACGCGGGTGAAGATCAGGCCGGTCGAGAGGGCGACGATGACGAGGTTGAAGAAGGTCTCGGCCGTCGCCAGGCAGTTGGCCCACAGGCCATGCGGCGTCATCGCCCCATAGCCGACCGTGCCCAGGGTCTGGACGCTGAAGAAGAAGGCGTCGGAAAAGGCGCCCGGCCTCGCCCCGGCGATCGAACCCGGGACCAGCATGTAGAGGCCGGCGAAGAGCACGTTGGCCAGCAGGTAGACCACGGCCAAGAGGCCGATCAGCCCGCCGAGCGACATGGTCAGCACCCGGTGATAGAGGTCATTCAGCCCCAGCCGGTCGCGGCCGACCACAACCACCCCCTTGGCGCCGTCCCTGGCGATCGACTGGATCGAGGCCGCCCAGGGGGAGGGAAACTCCTGTCGCCGCACGCGGTCGTCGTCAGCCATGCCCGTCTTCTAACCCCTGCCGTTTGCGCCGCAGCGCCGGTTCCTTTAAACTCGCGCTCGCCTTACATAGTCAAAGAACGAGTCGGAATGCGCGCGAACGATCCAGCTCGCGCGCTTTGCGTTTCACCTGACCGCCGACCCCGCCTTTGGGGGATTTGGGAACCATGACCCGCCGCAAGAAGATCTACGAAGGTAAGGCCAAGATCCTCTACGAAGGGCCCGAACCCGGCACGCTGATCCAGTACTTCAAGGACGACACCACCGCCTTCAACGGCCAGAAGCGCGCCGCCCTGGAGGGCAAGGGCGTGCTGAACAACCGCATCAGCGAATACGTGATGACGCGGCTGAACACCATCGGGGTGCAGAACCACTTCATCAAGCGGCTGAACCTGCGCGAGCAGCTGATCAAGGAGGTGGAGATCATCCCCCTGCAGGTGATCTGCCGCAACATCGCCGCCGGCTCGCTGTCGCAGCGCTTCGGCCTGCCCGAGGGCCAGGCCCTGCCACGCTCGATCATCGAGTTCTGCCTCAAGGACGACAAGCTGGGCGATCCCATGGTCGCCGAGGAGCACATCACCGCGTTCAACTGGGCCTCGCCCCAGGAGATCGACGACATCATGGCCACCACCTTGCGGGTCAACGACTTCCTCTGCGGCCTGTTCAGCGGCGTCGGCATCACCCTGGTGGACTTCAAGCTCGAGTTCGGCCGGGTGTGGGAGAACGACTACGCCCGCATCATCCTGGCCGACGAGATCAGCCCCGACAGTTGCCGCCTGTGGGACACGGCGACCAACGAGAAGCTGGACAGGGACCGTTTTCGCCGCGACCTCGGCAATGTCATCGAGAGCTACACCGAGGTGGCGCGGCGTCTGGGCATCATGAGCGAGATGCCGACCGTCATCCAAGGAGGCAAGGGCGCGTGAAGGCCAAGGTCGAAGTATTCCTGAAACCCGGAGTCCTGGACGTCCAGGGCAAGGCTATCGAAGGCGCCCTGCACGGGCTCGGCTTCGGCGACGTGGCCGGGGTGCGCGTCGGCAAGACCATCGAGTTCGACTTGAAGGCCACGGACGCCGAGGCGGCCAGGGCCGAGGTCAAGCAGATGTGCGAGCGCCTGCTGGCCAACACCGTGATCGAGGGGTACCGGGTCGAGGTGGGCGCCTGATGAAAGCCGCGGTCGTCGTCTTCCCCGGCTCCAACTGCGACCGGGACTGCAAGACAGCCATCGAGCGCTCGACGGGCGCCACGGTCGACATGGTCTGGCACGCGGAGACCGCGCTGCCCAAGGGCCTGGACCTGATCGTGCTGCCGGGCGGCTTCTCCTATGGCGACTACCTGCGCTGCGGGGCCATGGCCGCCCAGTCGCCGGTGATGCGGGAGGTGGCCGCCGCCGCCGACCGGGGCGTGGCGGTGGTCGGCATCTGCAACGGCTTCCAGGTGCTGTGCGAGACCCAGATCCTGCCGGGGGCCCTGCTGCGCAACGCGGGCCTGAAATATGTCTGCAAGTTCGTCGACCTCGACATCGTCAACGGCCAGACCCGCTTCACCGCCGGCTATGGCGGGCGGCGCGAGGCGACCATGACGGTGGGCAACGGCGAGGGCAACTACTTCGCCGACGAGGCCACCCTGGATCGGCTGGAGGGCGACGGCCAGGTGGTGTTCCGCTATCGCCAGAACCCCAACGGCTCGGCCAGGGCCATCGCCGGCATCGTCAACGCCAAGGGTAATGTGCTGGGGGTGATGCCGCACCCGGACCGGGCGTTCGAGCCGGAGCTTGGGTCAGCGGACGGGGCGATCCTGTTCCAGAGTGCGCTGGCGTCGGCGTAGGCTGTCAGGATTTTCGGGCGCTCTGCTTCAACAGAGTTTCCATCTCTTCGATAAGCTCGCGCCCCTTGAGCGAGTCGTCGGTCTTATCCTCCGGGTCGGCTTCGAAATGCGCCCGCATCCGGTTCGACATTTCGATGAGTCGAGCGTATCGATCTTCTCCGAGCTTCTTCTGCATCAATTTAAGGCTTTCAGTTAGAGCCTCGAACACCGTGTCGATATTTCGTTCGGGGAAGTATCCGGTTTTATCGACAAACGTTGGCGAGCTGAGCATCATAAGTCCCAGCAAATCCATAAGTTCACTAATATTCTTGGGTGTGTAGGTCTTGTAGCGTGGCATGGGTCAAGTCCTGAGTTACGGTGACAGTTTACTAAACACCTGCTCGATCCGCGACCCTGGCCAGCGCCCAATCCGAAGCGGAGCGGCTTTTGACATAATCGGTGACACACACCATTTTCGCTTATCAGCAGGGTCGCCGACAGCTGGTCTGTCGCTCCAAGTCCCGGCAGCCCGACCGCGCTGGTCAAATCCGCCGCCGCCAGCGAACCGGGTCGCGGCGAGCGTCGAAG is a genomic window of Phenylobacterium montanum containing:
- a CDS encoding ion channel; the protein is MADDDRVRRQEFPSPWAASIQSIARDGAKGVVVVGRDRLGLNDLYHRVLTMSLGGLIGLLAVVYLLANVLFAGLYMLVPGSIAGARPGAFSDAFFFSVQTLGTVGYGAMTPHGLWANCLATAETFFNLVIVALSTGLIFTRVSRPTARVMFSKVAVVSDYEGTPTLMFRAANQRGNQILEAEVTLSLARQVTTAEGHAMRRFEDLAVTRSRSPLFVLSWLIMHRIDETSPLYGLGREDLEGIGGEILVAISGLDDTFAQRIHARHAYLPHEIHWQRRFADILSVAPDGRRLIDYRLFHEVEED
- the purC gene encoding phosphoribosylaminoimidazolesuccinocarboxamide synthase, which codes for MTRRKKIYEGKAKILYEGPEPGTLIQYFKDDTTAFNGQKRAALEGKGVLNNRISEYVMTRLNTIGVQNHFIKRLNLREQLIKEVEIIPLQVICRNIAAGSLSQRFGLPEGQALPRSIIEFCLKDDKLGDPMVAEEHITAFNWASPQEIDDIMATTLRVNDFLCGLFSGVGITLVDFKLEFGRVWENDYARIILADEISPDSCRLWDTATNEKLDRDRFRRDLGNVIESYTEVARRLGIMSEMPTVIQGGKGA
- the purS gene encoding phosphoribosylformylglycinamidine synthase subunit PurS; the encoded protein is MKAKVEVFLKPGVLDVQGKAIEGALHGLGFGDVAGVRVGKTIEFDLKATDAEAARAEVKQMCERLLANTVIEGYRVEVGA
- the purB gene encoding adenylosuccinate lyase gives rise to the protein MIPRYARPEAADIWSPQTKFRIMFEIEAHAADAMADLGVIPKLAAETIWAKGRDAVFDVDRIDEIEREVKHDVIAFLTHVTEIVGPEARFLHQGMTSSDVNDTTLAVQLARATDLLMDDVDLVLAALKRRAFEHKLTPTVGRSHGIHAEPTTFGLKLAGHYAEFVRAKERLAMARFEIATCAISGAVGTFANVDPRVEQHVAEKMGLAVEPVSTQVIPRDRHAAYFAALAVVASSIERLATEIRHLQRTEVLEAEEPFDPGQKGSSAMPHKRNPILTENLTGLARLVRSAVVPALENVALWHERDISHSSVERGIAPDATVHLDFALRRLASVVERLVIYPENMLKNLDRLSGLVHSQRVLLALTQKGVSREAAYAAVQGAAMKVWRGEAAFLDLLKADPVVRPHLTDADLAELFDLGYHFKHVDTVFARVFGEG
- a CDS encoding DUF1476 domain-containing protein, whose translation is MTTFDDREKGFEGKFAHDQDLEFKAVARRNRLLGLWAGQLMDLEDPALENYATAVIKYEVAHPGEDAILRKVAQDLAGAGLKVTEDQVRGKMDELLAIARGEVQSGE
- the purQ gene encoding phosphoribosylformylglycinamidine synthase subunit PurQ → MKAAVVVFPGSNCDRDCKTAIERSTGATVDMVWHAETALPKGLDLIVLPGGFSYGDYLRCGAMAAQSPVMREVAAAADRGVAVVGICNGFQVLCETQILPGALLRNAGLKYVCKFVDLDIVNGQTRFTAGYGGRREATMTVGNGEGNYFADEATLDRLEGDGQVVFRYRQNPNGSARAIAGIVNAKGNVLGVMPHPDRAFEPELGSADGAILFQSALASA
- a CDS encoding MoaD/ThiS family protein, with product MIPSQLQSYCGGASRVEAEGVTIGAVFDDLDRRFPGLKFRVIDEQDRVRRHMRVFVGGEAACDMAAAIADGAELMIFGALSGG
- a CDS encoding WD40/YVTN/BNR-like repeat-containing protein; its protein translation is MASATQLLIGTRKGAWIFKSDADRRSWSIDGPHFLGSVINHLVLDPRDGRTLLMAAKTGHLGPTIFRSTDGGKTWAEAVRPPAFPKAADPASGRAVDHSFWLEPGHASEPGVWWAGTSPPGLFVSEDGGATWDSVSGFNDHPMYDKWVPEGAGTPDGALLNQIVIDPRDAAHMYIATSTGGVFESRDRARTWGPLNRGVEANFMPDPYPEYGQDAHYIALSPPKLDRIWQQNHCGIYRLDRPGETWERIGKAMPSEVGDIGFTIIPHPRDPDTAWVFPMDGTDVWPRTSPGGAPAVYRTRDAGASWERQDSGFPREQAWFTVKRQAFCADGHDPLGLYLGATNGEVWMSDDEGGGWRRVAAHLPEIYSVVAAPA